A window of Brevibacillus sp. DP1.3A genomic DNA:
ACAGGTAGCTCTTAGGCTTCGTCTCCACGAGCAGGGCCCATGCCACCGCGTAAGCGGAAAACCCAAAAATCGAATCTTTCCATGGGGCCTTGCTCGGGTAGACGAACCACTTTCAAAGTCTATCCTGTGCCAAGAAGATCGTTAGAAGGGGAGGTAATTCAGGTGAGTAAGCACAAAGAAACCGCCTTGGAAGCGGCGGCAAAAATGAGTATCAAGAATTAGTGTCAAAAATCGAATCCTGCGTGTTGGAAAGTAGGTTGCCCTTTAAGAAGGTATTAGACGCATTGGACGCAGTTCGAGAGCGACAAAAATGCAAGGGCATTAACTTCCTGAACAAGGTCAACATTCAGGAAGTTCAAGAGGAAAGCACCATTCTAGTCTAAGTTGTGATACTCCTGTTCATAAGCTTTGTGAAGATCATGAACGATGCCGCCCAATTCTCTAATAAGTTCGTTGTAATCCAGATTTGTAATGTCTTTACGTGCGCACAACAACTGGATAGCCAGATCACCTAGACTATCTCTCACAACAACACTAACTTTCCTTAATGCGTGGTTATGTTCGTCAAAGAAATTAATTTTGCTCACCACCTTCCTGGATCAATTTGGAAAGTATCGACAACTTCCAATTCGACGGGAAAGTGGAAAATCCTACAAGAAAGAGGAGCTGAGATAGCATGCAACCTACACCAAGCTTGGAAACTTTCAATAGCAGGCTGGCTGAATTGATGGTGAAAGATTTTGAAAAGGAAGCTGCTCTCATGCTTCCACACAGTGGACAAGCTGTCTGTGATGACTTCAAGCAGCGGGTAACAGCTTTTCACAATGAGCATTACTCGCCAAGCATCAAATGAGAAATCGAAAAACGAAAGCGGCAATAGAGCCTGCACCAGTTGTCCAGAGAGCTGGCGTTTGTCAATGCGGTCACGCTGGACCATATCGTCTGACCATTCAAAATCATCGATTGGAGAGGATCTGCAAATGCGGGGAAATCAAGCAAATGGACAATCCGAAATAGGAATTGGGTTTCAACACCTGAAGGGCGAAGAGTTCGTAATTGCTGGGGAGCGGTGGAAGGTAATCAAGTTTTTCAAGCGGCGTAAATGTGACTGGGCTCGGCTCTGCAGCATGGACCGTAAAAAGGCCTACAAGTCCACAACAGTCGATTTCCTACAGATGATCAGCAAGCGGAAAGCCTCCTAGAGATCCATCAGGCGCAGTCAACGGAGCTGCATGGGGGCCGTAGAGGTAGGGGCGGTCCTGGACTCATAGATCGGTGAGGGGAGGTGAGTGGGAATGTTGAGCTTGAACGTATCAGCAGAAAAGACCATCTTAGGCTTACTCGCATTTATTGACAAAATCGCGACAGAAAACCATCCGACAGAAGCCTCAAATCTTCTGCCGGAATTGGTCAACGCAACTGCAGAATTGATTAAATCGGTTAACTGTTAATCTGCTGGGTTAAGTACAGCCTGATAAACAATTTTGTAAAATTGAGCGACTTTCTCAGCATTTTGTTTTACCGCATCATCACCATGAACACCTGGTGTTTTAGCAATAAGACCACTTTGAATTGCTGCAACAACTATTTCTTTAGCAACTTCTTTTTGATCCAATATGTTCACCTCCTTCTCGATTTGGTAAGTCTGGACAACTTCCAATTCGACAATTATCTGGAAAATCCTACAAAAAACAAAAGCCCTGCGCCGTTAACGCAGAGCATTCCCAAAAAATGATTACTCCCATTATACCACAGAATGGGAAAGGAGAAAAACGGATGGCCTCATATCGGCAACTACAGACATCCTTCTGGCAGGACACATTCGTTCTTGACCTTACTCCAGAAGAGAAGTACTTTTTCATCTACCTCATGACCAACTCGAAAACAACACAGTGTGGCATTTACGAACTACCGAAGCGGATTGCGGAAACAGAGACTGGTTACAACCGAGAAACGGTAGAAAAACTCCTTAAGCGCTTTGAAGAGTATGGGAAAATTCGTTACTCCGAAGTCACAAAAGAAATTATGATTCTCAACTGGATCAAGTACAACTGGATCAACAGTCCGAAAGTTAAAGCATGCATTAAAAAGGAACTAAAAAAGGTGAAAAACCGTGAGTTTGTAGACTCTTTCCTCGATCAGTGCGATAGGTACGGATATCATATCGATACCCTATCAATAGACTTGGGGGAAGAAGAAGAAAAAGAAAAAGAAGAAGAACAAGAAGTAGAAGAAAAAAAAGAACAAGAACAAGAAGAAAAGCATGCGCAAGCGAATGATGATAATCCATTTCTCGTTTACCAGAAAGAAATTGGGGTTGTATCTCCCTTAATCGCAGAAGACATTTCGAAATGGATTGATGAGAACACATTCGACGAAGCAAAACAGATCATCATTGAGGCTATAAAGATCGCAGTAATTAGTGGTGTTCCTAAGTGGAAATACGCCACCAAAATTTTAGAAGATTGGGCAAGACGCGGGCTTCGTACTCTTCAAGAAGTAAAAGCATATCAGGTTGAGTTTGACAATAAACGTTCTCAAAACAGTAACTCTTCCGGAAACCCTGGCGGGAGAACAATCCTCAAAGACAGCTTGCCAGAGGGCGTACAGTGGCAGCTGGAGCAAGAAAAGAAACAGACGAGCAATCCACCTTCAGATGCAAAAAGCATCGCGGACTTTCCTGACCTTCAGAAGCGGTTAACAGAAATGCGACGAAAGAGGGGATCCAGTGATGAATCACCCAACGATCCACGCTAA
This region includes:
- a CDS encoding DnaD domain-containing protein gives rise to the protein MASYRQLQTSFWQDTFVLDLTPEEKYFFIYLMTNSKTTQCGIYELPKRIAETETGYNRETVEKLLKRFEEYGKIRYSEVTKEIMILNWIKYNWINSPKVKACIKKELKKVKNREFVDSFLDQCDRYGYHIDTLSIDLGEEEEKEKEEEQEVEEKKEQEQEEKHAQANDDNPFLVYQKEIGVVSPLIAEDISKWIDENTFDEAKQIIIEAIKIAVISGVPKWKYATKILEDWARRGLRTLQEVKAYQVEFDNKRSQNSNSSGNPGGRTILKDSLPEGVQWQLEQEKKQTSNPPSDAKSIADFPDLQKRLTEMRRKRGSSDESPNDPR